In Bradyrhizobium guangdongense, the sequence CGACGTTGGAGTAGAGCGCCAGCGTTTGCTCCAGCGCCTTGTAGACACCGATTTCCATCAGGAGCAGCGCCACCAGGACGTTGAACACCAGCCAGACGACGCGACCGGGATGGCTGTGCGTCAACCGCGAGAAGAAGTTCGACCAGGCGATCGAGCCGGCATAGGCGTTGGTGACGTTGATCTTGACCTGCGACAGGATCACGAAAGTGCCGGTCAGCGCCATCGCGAGATCCGGCTGCGACAACACATAGCGAAACGCTTCGAGATACATGCTGGCCGGCTCGGCGGCCTGTTCGAGTGCTACGCCATGGCTCAGGGCGAAATAGGCCAGAAAAGATCCGACCAGCAGTTTCAGCGCGCCGAAAATGATCCAGCCGGGACCGGCGCTGAGCAGCGCGATCCACCAGGAGGTTCGCGAGGTGCGGCGGTCGCGCGGCAGGAAGCGCAGGAAGTCGACCTGCTCGCCGATCTGCGCCACCAGCGAAAACACCACCGACGCGGCGGCACCGAACATCAGCAGATCGAGATGTCCGTTCGGATTGCCATGCTCGCCGGCGAACTTCCGCCACTCCGTGAACGAATGCGGATTGGCCCAGGCGATCGCCAGGAAGGGGAGCACATGCAGGACAATCCAGATCGGCTGCGTCCACAATTGGAAGCGGCTGATCAGGGTGATGCCATAGGTCACCAGGGGAATGATGACGATGGCGCTGATGAGATAGCCGAGCGGGCGGGGGATACCGAAGCATAGCTCCAGCGCGGCCGCCAGAATGACCGCCTCGAACGCGAAGAAGATGAAGGTGAAGGACGCGTAGATCAACGAGGTGATCGTCGAGCCGATGTAGCCGAAGCCAGCGCCGCGGGTCAGCAGGTCGATATCTGTGCCGCATTTTGCGGCATAGTAGGCAATCGGCAGGCCGCACAGGAAGATGATGACGCTGACGACCAGGATCGCTGCGGTCGCGTTGGCCGCGCCATAGTTCAGCGTGATGGTGCCGCCGATCGCTTCCAGCGCCAGAAACGAGATCGCGCCAAGCGCGGTGTTGGCGACGCGGGCGGCGGACCAGCGCCGCGCGCTCTTGGCGGTGAAGCGCAGCGCATAGTCTTCCAGCGTCTGGTTCGCAACCCATTGGTTGTACTGGCGCCTGACGCGGTCTATTCGCTGCCGCCCTGCCACGCTTTACCCCACTCCCGATACGGACCCGGAGCCCTCGCAAATCCCGTACCAGAAGCCTACGTCGGCATTTTGCGGTGCAGTATACGCGATCTTGCGTATGCTTGCGCTGCACAAATCCGGGCCATCCTCACGACACCAATCGCGTGTCCTCGAACAAAGGTGGGGTGCTCATGTCAGACGAAGCCAACAAGGGCCTGTTGTCGCCGCTCAGGCGCAAATTATTGATGGGAATGGCCGCCGTGCCGGCGATGACGATGCTGCCGCGCGCATCTTTTGCGCAGGCCCCTGCGACATCGGCGGTCAATACCACGGGTCTCGCGGTCACCGACACCGAGGTCACCGTCGGCATCCTGCACTCGGCCACCGGCACGATGGCGATCTCGGAGACCGGTTCGATCGAAGCCGAGAAGCTCGCCATCGAGCAGATCAACGCCGCCGGCGGCGTGCTCGGGCGCAAGATCAAGTTCATCCAGGAAGACGGCGCTTCGGACTGGCCGACCTTCGCGGAGAAGGCGAAGAAGCTGCTCGTGAACGACAAGGTTGCGGCGATCATGGGCTGCTGGACCTCGGCCTCGCGCAAGGCGGTGCTGCCGGTCGTCGAACAGTACAACGGCATGCTCTACTACCCGACCTTCTATGAAGGTCTCGAGCAGTCCAAGAACGTCATCTACACCGGCCAGGAAGCGACCCAGCAGATTCTCGCCGGCCTGAACTGGATCGCCAAGGAGAAGGGCGCGAAGACCTTCTTCTTCATCGGCTCCGACTACATCTGGCCGCGCACCTCGAACAAGATCGCGCGCAAGCACGTCGAGAACGTACTGAAGGGCAAGGTCGTCGGCGAGGAGTACTATCCGCTCGGCAACACCCAGTTCAATTCCGTCATCAACAAGATCAAGCTGACCAAGCCCGACGTGATCTTCACCGACGTCGTCGGCGGATCCAACGTCGCCTTCTACAAGCAGCTCAAGGCCGC encodes:
- the urtA gene encoding urea ABC transporter substrate-binding protein — protein: MSDEANKGLLSPLRRKLLMGMAAVPAMTMLPRASFAQAPATSAVNTTGLAVTDTEVTVGILHSATGTMAISETGSIEAEKLAIEQINAAGGVLGRKIKFIQEDGASDWPTFAEKAKKLLVNDKVAAIMGCWTSASRKAVLPVVEQYNGMLYYPTFYEGLEQSKNVIYTGQEATQQILAGLNWIAKEKGAKTFFFIGSDYIWPRTSNKIARKHVENVLKGKVVGEEYYPLGNTQFNSVINKIKLTKPDVIFTDVVGGSNVAFYKQLKAAGIDLAKQALLTISVTEDEIDGIGGENIAGAYACMKYFQSLDNPNNKAFVPAFKKMWGEKTVIGDVTQAAYLGPWLWKLTVEKAGSFDIDKIAAASPGVEFKGAPEGYVRIHENHHLWSKTRVGRAKLDGQFELIYETADLVEPDPFPKGYQ